A single Pseudodesulfovibrio aespoeensis Aspo-2 DNA region contains:
- the ppnP gene encoding pyrimidine/purine nucleoside phosphorylase, with protein sequence MSEFTNVTVEKKANIYFDGKVTSRTVILADGSRKTLGIMLPGDYEFGTDAAEVMEIAAGRLSVLLPGSETWIEVSAGGSFEVPGSSRFKLKVAEVVDYCCSYAG encoded by the coding sequence ATGTCGGAGTTCACCAACGTCACGGTCGAAAAAAAGGCCAACATCTACTTTGACGGCAAGGTCACCAGCCGGACCGTGATCCTGGCCGATGGCAGCAGGAAGACCCTGGGCATCATGCTGCCCGGCGACTACGAGTTCGGCACCGACGCTGCCGAGGTCATGGAGATCGCTGCCGGGAGGCTGTCCGTGCTGCTCCCCGGCAGTGAAACATGGATCGAGGTATCCGCAGGCGGGAGCTTCGAGGTGCCCGGCTCGTCCCGCTTCAAGCTCAAGGTGGCGGAAGTGGTCGACTACTGCTGCTCCTACGCCGGTTGA
- a CDS encoding HD-GYP domain-containing protein: MPEYRISVDQLRPGVFIRLEKTSWFDHPFLYNSFKIKDAEQIALLRSLGIREIICIPERSDVLPARKSAGAPAPESALPQETLDRLWQVKRDRTRRLKEKKQRIAVCEERFTLCIRTFDAILRGISAGSQEAGQEAMEFVDRLSLFFLDDVESTLHLMNVVDQGESAYSHPMNVAVLSLMVGKEAGLAKDDMTALGLGALFHDIGKIGLPKKLLKKRGDLTRPEQELIARHSETGAGMLAALPVFPAAAVLIVAQHHERMDGSGTPGHLKGDGIDRLARIVAIADAYDNHCNTSDPNQALTPYLALSYMFGQQKVLFDVELLALFIRCLGVYPPGTVVELTNGAVGMVMSVNPRNQLNPSVVLYDADVPKKEALIVDLADEADLRVEKSIRLGHLPAEILEYLSPRTRITYFVEPR; encoded by the coding sequence ATGCCCGAATACCGCATCTCGGTGGACCAGCTCCGACCGGGCGTATTCATCAGACTGGAAAAAACCAGCTGGTTCGATCACCCGTTTCTATACAACAGCTTCAAGATCAAGGATGCTGAGCAGATAGCCCTGCTCAGGAGCCTGGGCATCCGCGAGATCATCTGCATCCCGGAGCGGTCCGACGTGTTGCCCGCCCGCAAGTCCGCCGGGGCCCCGGCCCCGGAGAGCGCGCTCCCGCAGGAGACCCTGGACCGGCTCTGGCAGGTCAAGCGTGACCGGACCCGGCGGCTCAAGGAGAAGAAGCAGCGCATCGCCGTGTGCGAGGAGCGTTTCACCCTGTGCATCCGGACCTTTGACGCCATCCTCAGGGGGATTTCGGCAGGCAGTCAGGAGGCGGGGCAGGAGGCGATGGAATTCGTGGACCGGCTGAGCCTGTTCTTTCTGGACGACGTGGAGTCCACCCTGCACCTCATGAACGTCGTGGACCAGGGTGAGAGCGCGTACTCCCACCCCATGAACGTGGCCGTGCTCTCGCTGATGGTCGGCAAGGAGGCGGGGCTGGCAAAGGACGACATGACCGCGCTCGGCCTGGGCGCGCTTTTTCACGACATCGGCAAGATCGGCCTGCCCAAGAAGCTGCTCAAGAAGCGCGGCGACCTGACAAGGCCCGAGCAGGAGCTGATCGCCCGCCACTCGGAAACCGGCGCGGGCATGCTCGCGGCCCTACCTGTGTTTCCTGCGGCAGCTGTCCTCATCGTGGCCCAGCATCACGAGCGCATGGACGGCTCCGGCACGCCCGGCCATCTCAAGGGCGACGGCATCGACCGGCTGGCCCGCATCGTGGCCATTGCCGACGCCTACGACAACCACTGCAACACGTCCGATCCCAACCAGGCGCTGACACCCTATCTCGCCCTCTCCTACATGTTCGGCCAGCAGAAGGTGCTTTTTGACGTGGAGTTGCTGGCGCTGTTCATCCGCTGCCTTGGCGTGTACCCGCCCGGCACCGTGGTGGAGCTGACCAATGGTGCCGTGGGCATGGTCATGTCGGTGAACCCCAGGAATCAGCTCAATCCGAGCGTGGTCCTCTACGATGCCGATGTGCCCAAGAAGGAAGCCCTGATCGTGGATCTGGCCGACGAGGCCGACCTGCGGGTCGAGAAATCCATCCGGCTGGGCCACCTGCCCGCCGAGATTCTGGAATACCTGTCACCCCGGACGCGCATCACCTATTTTGTCGAGCCCCGGTAG
- a CDS encoding pyridoxamine 5'-phosphate oxidase family protein — MRKDVTNDPAVTGDILARADVLWLALVDADGPYSVPVNFAAGDGLLYIHSGRRGRKAAALDSGAPLAFSAAVDILPKTGDAACKYGYRFRSIMGTGVPRRAEGDDMRAALDAITLKYAGRLLPYEDTALAATVAYIVEITSLSARIKE, encoded by the coding sequence ATGCGAAAAGACGTGACCAACGACCCCGCCGTGACAGGTGACATCCTGGCCAGGGCCGACGTGCTCTGGCTGGCCCTGGTGGACGCGGACGGCCCATACAGCGTGCCGGTCAACTTCGCGGCAGGTGACGGCCTGCTCTACATCCACTCGGGCAGGCGCGGTCGCAAGGCGGCAGCCCTCGATTCGGGCGCGCCCCTGGCCTTTTCGGCAGCCGTGGACATCCTGCCCAAGACCGGCGACGCGGCGTGCAAATACGGCTACCGCTTCCGCTCGATCATGGGCACCGGCGTGCCGCGCCGGGCCGAGGGCGACGACATGCGCGCCGCGCTCGACGCCATCACCCTCAAGTATGCGGGCAGGCTCCTCCCCTATGAGGACACAGCCCTGGCCGCCACGGTCGCCTACATCGTCGAGATCACGTCTCTGAGCGCGCGCATCAAGGAGTAA
- a CDS encoding GDSL-type esterase/lipase family protein, with translation MILCFFGDSLTLGVGDVSGLGWPGRLAAAMRGQGIDVTAYNLGVRKDATVRMQHRWRAEAMLRKMENTPFRLIFSFGVADVCNDVPIEESMGAAVAMLTRARGEAEVLVIGPTPVNDRDRREKISALSRVVESMCRRLDIPFVPTLDAMHRSFVYGQALNEGDGIHPTGAGYADLAEHILKHDAARAFFGLK, from the coding sequence ATGATCCTCTGTTTTTTCGGCGATTCCCTGACCCTTGGCGTGGGCGACGTATCCGGGCTCGGCTGGCCCGGCAGGCTGGCTGCGGCCATGCGCGGCCAGGGCATTGACGTCACCGCCTACAACCTGGGCGTGCGCAAGGACGCCACCGTGCGCATGCAGCACCGCTGGCGGGCCGAGGCCATGCTCCGCAAGATGGAAAACACGCCCTTCAGGCTGATTTTCAGCTTCGGCGTGGCCGATGTCTGCAACGATGTCCCCATCGAGGAATCCATGGGAGCGGCGGTCGCCATGCTCACCCGGGCCAGGGGCGAGGCCGAGGTGCTGGTGATCGGCCCCACGCCGGTCAATGACCGGGATAGGCGCGAGAAGATCAGTGCCCTGTCGCGCGTGGTCGAGTCCATGTGCCGCCGCCTGGACATCCCCTTTGTGCCGACTCTTGACGCCATGCACCGTTCATTCGTATACGGCCAGGCCCTGAACGAGGGTGACGGCATCCACCCCACCGGGGCGGGATACGCCGACCTGGCCGAGCACATTCTCAAGCACGACGCGGCCCGCGCCTTTTTCGGGCTCAAATAG
- a CDS encoding threonine aldolase family protein, translating to MRSFASDNNSGAHPAIMEAVVQANAGDLKSYGEDEISIRTDEVFKEFFGSQARIHYVTTGTAANTLGLRAVTHTYNSVICAAQAHINNDECGAPEAFGGIKLVPVPSTDGKLTPGSVAPYLGHIGFVHASQPKVISITQPTELGKLYTLKEIENIVEFAHDRDLLVHLDGARLANACAALDCSFFDMTTALDIDLVSFGGTKNGCLMGEAVVFLNPGIGQGFPYLRKQAMQLVSKMRFVSAQLERYLKDDLWLENARHANAMAQRLAEKAGAIPGVEIKGSVDCNAIFAHIPPRATDILLRKYYFYVWDEHDHTVRWMTSWATTEAMVDEFVADMEKAVRAVA from the coding sequence ATGCGATCCTTTGCCAGCGACAACAATTCCGGGGCGCATCCGGCCATCATGGAGGCCGTGGTCCAGGCCAATGCAGGCGATCTCAAATCCTACGGCGAAGACGAGATATCCATCCGCACCGACGAGGTGTTCAAGGAGTTCTTCGGCTCCCAGGCGCGCATCCACTACGTGACCACGGGCACGGCGGCCAACACCCTGGGGCTGCGGGCCGTGACCCACACGTACAACTCGGTCATCTGCGCGGCCCAGGCCCACATCAACAACGACGAGTGCGGCGCGCCCGAGGCGTTCGGCGGCATCAAGCTGGTGCCCGTGCCCTCAACCGACGGCAAGCTCACGCCCGGCAGCGTGGCCCCCTATCTCGGCCACATCGGCTTTGTCCACGCCAGCCAGCCCAAGGTCATCTCCATCACCCAGCCCACAGAGCTGGGCAAGCTCTACACCCTCAAGGAGATAGAGAATATCGTGGAGTTCGCCCACGACCGCGACCTGCTGGTGCATCTCGACGGCGCCCGGCTGGCCAACGCCTGCGCCGCGCTCGACTGCTCGTTCTTCGACATGACCACCGCGCTCGACATCGACCTGGTCTCCTTTGGCGGCACCAAGAACGGCTGCCTCATGGGCGAGGCCGTGGTCTTCCTCAATCCCGGCATCGGCCAGGGGTTCCCCTACCTGCGCAAGCAGGCCATGCAGCTGGTCTCCAAGATGCGCTTTGTCTCGGCCCAGCTCGAACGCTACCTCAAGGACGACCTGTGGCTTGAGAACGCGCGCCACGCCAACGCCATGGCCCAGCGGCTGGCCGAAAAGGCCGGGGCCATCCCCGGCGTGGAGATCAAGGGCAGCGTGGACTGCAACGCCATCTTCGCCCATATCCCGCCCAGGGCCACGGACATCCTGCTGCGCAAATACTACTTCTACGTCTGGGACGAGCACGACCACACCGTGCGCTGGATGACCTCCTGGGCCACCACCGAGGCCATGGTGGACGAGTTCGTGGCCGACATGGAAAAAGCCGTGCGGGCGGTCGCATGA
- a CDS encoding LOG family protein, with amino-acid sequence MKRVCVYLGSNPGHDPAYAQATDGLARELAHRSIGLVYGGSDVGLMGRLANACLAAGGEVVGVIPELLVEKEVAHTGLSRLHVVKSMHERKQKMADLSDGFIALPGGLGTLEEFFEALTWNQLGYHAKPCGLLDIKGYYTCLAEHMDRMVNEGFLVQEHRRMVLTDATPEGLLDQFETYVPPQVDKWIERKKGL; translated from the coding sequence ATGAAACGGGTCTGCGTCTACCTCGGCTCCAACCCCGGCCATGACCCGGCCTATGCGCAGGCCACCGACGGACTGGCCCGCGAACTGGCCCACCGCTCCATCGGCCTTGTCTACGGCGGCTCGGACGTGGGGTTGATGGGTCGGCTCGCCAACGCCTGCCTTGCCGCAGGCGGCGAGGTCGTGGGCGTCATCCCGGAACTGCTGGTGGAAAAGGAAGTGGCCCACACGGGGCTGTCCAGGCTCCACGTGGTCAAGTCCATGCACGAGCGCAAGCAGAAAATGGCCGACCTGTCCGACGGCTTCATCGCCCTGCCCGGCGGCCTCGGCACCCTGGAGGAATTCTTCGAGGCCCTCACCTGGAACCAGCTGGGCTACCACGCCAAGCCGTGCGGCCTGCTGGACATCAAGGGCTACTACACCTGCCTCGCCGAGCACATGGACCGCATGGTGAATGAAGGCTTCCTCGTCCAGGAACACCGGCGCATGGTCCTCACCGACGCCACGCCCGAAGGACTGCTCGACCAGTTCGAGACCTATGTGCCGCCTCAGGTGGACAAGTGGATTGAGAGGAAGAAGGGGCTGTAA
- a CDS encoding pyruvoyl-dependent arginine decarboxylase yields MKIASIVPSVCALALILALAAPAQAEQRFGPRIPTAYFATTGTGQSDQGIPPDPYETFSYDLALLEAGIENFNVVYYTSVLPPEAFEVSLDTVKPHIHHGSVLETIMAKAGGVKGDTVCAGVGRVWAKDKSGKAIGGFAAEYERVYAGETVDKATVEADARKQLTASLNHELSIRGLVRDGEMRFNITSLVIERKYGMALSALGFVGFIYPDEFPIKRQ; encoded by the coding sequence ATGAAAATCGCGTCCATTGTCCCGAGCGTCTGCGCGCTCGCCCTGATTCTGGCCCTGGCCGCCCCTGCCCAGGCCGAGCAGCGGTTCGGCCCGCGCATCCCCACAGCCTACTTTGCCACCACCGGCACAGGCCAGTCCGACCAGGGCATCCCGCCCGATCCCTACGAGACTTTTTCCTACGATCTCGCCTTGCTGGAAGCGGGCATAGAGAACTTTAACGTGGTCTACTACACCTCGGTCCTGCCGCCCGAGGCCTTTGAGGTCTCCCTGGATACGGTCAAGCCGCACATCCATCACGGCTCGGTGCTGGAGACGATCATGGCCAAGGCGGGCGGCGTCAAGGGCGATACGGTCTGCGCGGGCGTGGGCCGCGTCTGGGCCAAGGACAAGTCCGGCAAGGCCATCGGCGGGTTCGCGGCCGAATACGAGCGGGTCTATGCGGGCGAAACCGTGGACAAGGCCACGGTCGAGGCGGATGCGCGCAAACAGCTCACCGCGTCCCTCAACCACGAGCTGTCCATTCGCGGCCTCGTGCGGGACGGCGAGATGCGCTTCAACATCACCTCGCTGGTGATCGAAAGGAAGTACGGCATGGCCCTGTCCGCCCTGGGTTTTGTGGGATTCATCTATCCCGACGAGTTCCCCATCAAGCGGCAGTAG
- a CDS encoding DsbA family protein, whose product MRKSILPILLAALLTVSLFIPAAGLAADPAVSADQPGCAPQYRALADAAVVEIRGTGDMEAVVVTDPLCWHCRLGHKLLGQYPELYGSLKLLFFPRAGSIGSDMAAWIIEDAAGTERLGLLLDFAYGTLRQPKTADLDEARMLVLAQFAEAFPAMLSGTTLPELFDRLKQDHEAHVLAGAELARTAEIPGTPVLIAGGVLVMGYGPDAWLKALGEAGVCK is encoded by the coding sequence ATGCGAAAATCCATCCTGCCCATCCTGCTGGCCGCGTTGCTGACGGTGTCCCTTTTTATCCCGGCTGCCGGGTTGGCCGCCGACCCTGCCGTGAGCGCGGACCAGCCCGGCTGCGCACCGCAATACCGCGCCCTGGCCGATGCCGCCGTGGTCGAGATCCGGGGCACCGGCGACATGGAGGCGGTGGTCGTGACCGACCCCCTGTGCTGGCACTGCCGGCTGGGCCACAAGCTGCTCGGCCAGTATCCCGAGCTTTACGGCAGCCTCAAGCTGCTCTTCTTCCCGCGCGCCGGTTCCATCGGCTCGGACATGGCCGCCTGGATCATCGAGGACGCGGCAGGGACCGAACGGCTCGGTCTGCTGCTCGATTTCGCCTACGGCACGCTGCGTCAGCCCAAGACCGCGGACCTCGACGAGGCGCGCATGCTCGTGCTGGCCCAGTTTGCCGAGGCCTTTCCCGCCATGCTCTCCGGCACGACCCTGCCTGAGCTGTTCGACCGGCTCAAGCAGGACCACGAGGCGCATGTGCTGGCCGGGGCCGAACTGGCCCGGACAGCCGAAATCCCCGGCACCCCCGTGCTTATCGCCGGGGGCGTCCTCGTCATGGGCTACGGCCCGGACGCCTGGCTCAAGGCCCTTGGGGAAGCCGGGGTCTGCAAGTAG
- a CDS encoding lysophospholipid acyltransferase family protein, whose translation MDGLVKGPLLNLASPFGDPLRHALFSLFRKPLSKVLRLDTLNSMYCALQGDEADAPFIDRALDMLGVRFELDGQPVTRVPKTGPLVVVCNHPFGVLEGLILVRILRSVRPDIKIMANFMLGLIPEMDELLIEVDPFGKADSAKKNIAGLKASMKWLKQGGLLAVFPAGEVSSLKMKKGMVADPLWNPMIGRIIRKTGAAALPVFFEGRNSGLFQALGLIHPKLRTMLLPHENLKHAAAHPIRVALGGVIENERLAGLGSDRDIVDFLRFRTYLLRKEGNSRSPFKAIVPTRSLEPIANSRDKHILASEVAALPDANILIRTGDFTVFEADAFRIPRILREIGIRREETFRLVGEGTGKPMDIDAFDDTYRHLVLWNHAEREVAGAYRFGLTDEILAKQGVSGLYTSTLFKYRPGLLESMGPALEMGRSFVTPKYQKSYQPLLLLWKGVAAFVVNNPKYTRLFGCVSISGEYSELSRELIMRFMERHAFRHDMAGMAVPRRPPKVRRLGRIDFSLPESAFSELDDVADLVRDVESGRSIPVLLKQYLKLGGKILGFNVDPDFGNCLDGLILVDLLRSDPKVLGRFMGNDGVARFLAANAATDGVSRLPGSGRPGPRPLHVAA comes from the coding sequence ATGGACGGTCTCGTCAAAGGCCCCTTGCTCAACCTTGCTTCCCCGTTCGGCGACCCCCTTCGCCATGCCCTGTTTTCGCTTTTCCGCAAGCCGCTCTCGAAAGTCCTTCGGCTCGACACCCTCAATTCCATGTACTGCGCGCTCCAGGGCGACGAGGCCGACGCCCCGTTCATCGACCGGGCGCTCGACATGCTCGGCGTCCGCTTCGAGCTCGACGGACAGCCCGTGACCCGCGTGCCCAAGACCGGGCCGCTGGTGGTGGTCTGCAACCATCCCTTTGGCGTGCTTGAGGGGTTGATCCTGGTCAGGATATTGCGCTCCGTGCGCCCGGACATCAAGATCATGGCCAACTTCATGCTCGGCCTGATCCCGGAGATGGACGAACTGCTCATCGAGGTGGACCCCTTTGGCAAGGCGGACTCGGCCAAGAAGAACATCGCCGGACTCAAGGCGAGCATGAAATGGCTCAAGCAGGGCGGCCTGCTGGCGGTCTTTCCGGCTGGCGAGGTGTCGAGCCTCAAGATGAAGAAGGGCATGGTGGCCGACCCGCTCTGGAACCCCATGATCGGGCGCATCATCCGCAAGACGGGCGCGGCTGCGCTGCCGGTGTTTTTCGAGGGCCGCAACAGCGGTCTTTTTCAGGCCCTGGGCCTGATCCATCCCAAGCTTCGGACCATGCTCCTGCCCCACGAGAACCTGAAGCACGCTGCGGCCCACCCCATCCGGGTGGCCCTTGGCGGCGTCATCGAGAACGAGCGGCTGGCCGGACTCGGCAGCGATCGCGACATTGTCGATTTTCTGCGCTTTCGGACCTATCTGCTGCGCAAGGAGGGCAATTCGCGCTCGCCCTTCAAGGCCATCGTTCCGACCCGCTCCCTGGAACCCATCGCCAACTCGCGCGACAAGCACATCCTGGCCAGCGAAGTGGCCGCGCTGCCCGACGCCAACATCCTGATCCGCACCGGCGACTTCACGGTCTTCGAGGCCGACGCCTTCCGCATCCCGCGCATCCTGCGCGAGATCGGCATCCGCAGGGAGGAGACCTTCCGTCTCGTGGGCGAGGGCACGGGCAAGCCCATGGACATCGACGCCTTTGACGACACCTACCGCCATCTTGTCCTCTGGAATCACGCCGAGCGCGAGGTGGCCGGGGCGTACCGCTTCGGTCTGACCGACGAGATACTGGCCAAGCAGGGCGTGTCCGGTCTCTACACCAGCACCCTCTTCAAATACCGGCCAGGGCTGCTCGAATCCATGGGCCCGGCCCTGGAGATGGGCCGCTCCTTCGTGACCCCGAAATACCAGAAAAGCTACCAGCCGCTCCTGCTCCTGTGGAAGGGCGTGGCCGCCTTTGTGGTCAACAATCCGAAATATACCCGGCTGTTCGGCTGCGTCTCCATCTCCGGCGAATACTCCGAGCTTTCCCGCGAGCTGATCATGCGCTTCATGGAGCGGCACGCATTCAGGCACGACATGGCGGGCATGGCCGTGCCCAGGCGGCCTCCAAAGGTCAGGCGGCTGGGCCGGATCGATTTCTCCCTGCCCGAGTCTGCCTTCAGCGAGCTTGACGATGTGGCCGATCTGGTGCGCGATGTGGAGTCTGGCCGGTCCATCCCGGTGCTGCTCAAGCAGTACCTCAAGCTGGGCGGCAAGATCCTCGGATTCAACGTGGACCCGGATTTCGGCAACTGTCTGGACGGCCTGATCCTGGTGGACCTGCTGCGCAGCGATCCCAAGGTGCTTGGCCGGTTCATGGGCAACGACGGCGTGGCCCGGTTCCTTGCCGCCAATGCGGCCACCGACGGGGTGTCCCGGTTGCCGGGCAGCGGCAGGCCCGGCCCCCGGCCCCTGCATGTGGCCGCCTGA
- a CDS encoding bacteriohemerythrin: MTSRLNLTGFSEEYLVHIPEIDEQHRTFFTLLDTMGKAVPDLYKPLDDEGADAIIDVLDELRDYAMLHFRTEEGYMQEINYPGLAKQKREHNRFITDVIRMQGELLNGSAMPAIKIRNFMHDRYRDHILNLDKPFGKTYKKIKG, translated from the coding sequence ATGACTTCACGACTCAACCTCACGGGTTTCTCCGAAGAATATCTGGTGCACATTCCGGAAATCGACGAACAGCACAGGACGTTCTTCACCCTGCTGGACACGATGGGAAAGGCGGTGCCGGACCTGTACAAACCCCTGGACGACGAGGGCGCCGACGCAATCATCGACGTGCTCGACGAACTGCGCGACTACGCCATGCTCCACTTCCGCACCGAGGAAGGGTACATGCAGGAGATCAACTACCCCGGCCTTGCCAAGCAAAAACGCGAACACAACCGGTTCATCACCGATGTCATCCGCATGCAGGGCGAACTGCTGAACGGCTCGGCCATGCCCGCCATCAAGATTCGCAATTTCATGCACGACAGGTATCGCGACCACATCCTCAACCTCGACAAACCCTTCGGCAAAACATATAAAAAAATCAAAGGGTAA
- the groES gene encoding co-chaperone GroES — MKLKPLNDRVLVKRLEVEEKTAGGIYIPDSAKEKPMKGEVVAAGPGKLDEDGKRVKMTVKKGDTVLFAKYAGTEISVDGDEHLVMREDDILAIVE, encoded by the coding sequence ATGAAGCTGAAACCGCTGAACGATCGCGTTCTGGTAAAGCGTCTGGAAGTGGAAGAGAAGACCGCAGGCGGCATTTACATCCCTGATTCCGCCAAGGAAAAGCCCATGAAGGGCGAAGTCGTCGCAGCCGGCCCCGGCAAGCTCGACGAGGACGGCAAACGCGTCAAGATGACCGTCAAGAAGGGCGACACCGTGCTGTTCGCCAAGTACGCAGGTACCGAAATTTCCGTTGACGGGGACGAGCACCTGGTCATGCGCGAGGACGACATCCTCGCCATCGTCGAATAG
- the groL gene encoding chaperonin GroEL (60 kDa chaperone family; promotes refolding of misfolded polypeptides especially under stressful conditions; forms two stacked rings of heptamers to form a barrel-shaped 14mer; ends can be capped by GroES; misfolded proteins enter the barrel where they are refolded when GroES binds), with amino-acid sequence MMAKEILFDAKAREKLKAGVDKLANAVKVTLGPKGRNVVIEKSYGSPIITKDGVTVAKEIELEDKFENMGAQMVKEVASKTSDVAGDGTTTATILAQAIFTEGIKLVAAGRSPMAIKRGIDKGVAAIVEELGRIAKPTRDQKEIAQVGTISANNDATIGNIIAEAMNKVGKEGVITVEEAKGLDTTLDVVEGMQFDRGYLSPYFITNTERMTCEMEEPLILINEKKVSNMKELLPVLEQCAKMSKPLLIIAEDIEGEALATLVVNKLRGTLNVVAVKAPGFGERRKAMLKDIATLTGGQVVSEDIGIKLENLTVNDLGSCKRVVIDKENTTIVDGAGNSADIKARIATIRAEIADSTSDYDREKLQERLAKIVGGVAVINVGAATETEMKEKKARVEDALNATRAAVEEGIVPGGGVVLARCGKILAKVKAADDDEQAGLNIIARAVEEPLRQIAANAGMEGSIVVEKIKEGKDGFGFNAATGEYGDLIKAGVIDPKKVTRTALQNAASVAGLLLTTECAIAEKPEPASSAPAMPGGMGGMGGMGGMGGMY; translated from the coding sequence ATCATGGCAAAAGAGATTCTTTTTGATGCCAAAGCCCGCGAAAAGCTGAAAGCAGGCGTTGACAAGCTGGCCAACGCCGTCAAGGTCACCCTCGGCCCCAAGGGCCGCAATGTCGTCATCGAGAAATCCTATGGCTCCCCGATCATCACCAAGGATGGCGTGACCGTGGCCAAGGAGATCGAGCTTGAGGACAAGTTCGAGAACATGGGCGCCCAGATGGTCAAGGAAGTCGCTTCCAAGACCTCCGATGTGGCTGGCGACGGCACCACCACCGCCACCATCCTGGCCCAGGCCATCTTCACCGAGGGCATCAAGCTCGTGGCCGCGGGCCGCTCTCCCATGGCCATCAAGCGCGGCATCGACAAGGGTGTCGCGGCCATCGTCGAGGAGCTGGGCCGGATCGCCAAGCCCACCCGCGACCAGAAGGAAATCGCCCAGGTCGGCACCATCTCCGCCAACAACGACGCCACCATCGGCAACATCATCGCCGAGGCCATGAACAAGGTCGGCAAGGAAGGCGTCATCACCGTGGAAGAGGCCAAGGGTCTGGACACCACGCTGGATGTCGTCGAGGGCATGCAGTTCGACCGCGGCTATCTCTCCCCCTACTTCATCACCAACACCGAGCGCATGACCTGCGAGATGGAGGAGCCCCTGATTCTCATCAACGAGAAGAAGGTCTCCAACATGAAGGAACTGCTGCCCGTGCTTGAGCAGTGCGCCAAGATGTCCAAGCCCCTGCTCATCATCGCCGAGGACATCGAGGGCGAGGCCCTGGCCACCCTGGTTGTCAACAAGCTGCGCGGCACCCTGAACGTGGTGGCCGTCAAGGCTCCCGGTTTCGGCGAGCGCCGCAAGGCCATGCTCAAAGACATCGCCACCCTGACCGGCGGCCAGGTGGTTTCCGAGGACATCGGCATCAAGCTTGAGAACCTGACCGTCAATGACCTCGGCTCCTGCAAGCGCGTGGTCATCGACAAGGAAAACACCACCATCGTCGACGGCGCTGGCAATTCCGCGGACATCAAGGCCCGCATCGCCACCATCCGCGCCGAGATCGCCGACTCCACCTCCGACTACGACCGCGAGAAGCTCCAGGAGCGTCTGGCCAAGATCGTGGGCGGTGTGGCCGTCATCAACGTCGGTGCCGCCACCGAGACCGAGATGAAGGAGAAGAAGGCCCGCGTCGAGGACGCCCTGAACGCCACCCGCGCGGCTGTCGAAGAGGGCATCGTCCCCGGCGGCGGCGTGGTTCTGGCCCGTTGCGGCAAGATCCTGGCCAAGGTCAAGGCTGCCGACGACGACGAACAGGCCGGACTGAACATCATCGCCCGCGCCGTGGAAGAGCCGCTGCGCCAGATCGCCGCCAACGCAGGAATGGAAGGTTCCATCGTGGTGGAGAAGATCAAGGAAGGCAAGGACGGCTTCGGCTTCAACGCCGCCACCGGCGAATACGGCGACCTGATCAAGGCCGGTGTCATTGACCCCAAAAAGGTCACCCGCACCGCCCTGCAGAACGCCGCGTCCGTGGCTGGCCTGCTCCTGACCACCGAATGCGCCATCGCCGAAAAGCCCGAACCCGCCTCCTCTGCTCCGGCCATGCCGGGCGGCATGGGCGGCATGGGTGGCATGGGCGGCATGGGCGGCATGTACTAG
- a CDS encoding antibiotic biosynthesis monooxygenase family protein → MSQPADTPAPPYYAVIFTSTRTDREDDTKDDQNDGYAQTASRMVELAQGMAGFLGIESARDGLGITVSYWESLEAIRAWRDHPEHAKARRRGREAWYKAFAIRICRVERAHGFDHSEAVKNSD, encoded by the coding sequence ATGAGCCAGCCAGCCGACACGCCCGCCCCGCCCTACTACGCGGTCATCTTCACCTCGACACGCACAGACCGGGAAGACGACACCAAAGACGACCAAAACGACGGCTACGCGCAGACGGCCAGCCGCATGGTCGAGCTGGCCCAGGGCATGGCGGGTTTTCTGGGGATCGAATCCGCCCGTGACGGGCTTGGGATCACGGTTTCATACTGGGAGAGCCTGGAGGCGATCCGGGCCTGGCGCGACCACCCGGAGCATGCCAAGGCGAGGCGGCGCGGGCGCGAAGCGTGGTACAAAGCCTTTGCCATCCGCATCTGCCGGGTGGAGCGGGCGCACGGCTTTGACCACTCAGAAGCGGTCAAGAACTCTGACTGA